The following are from one region of the Mesorhizobium sp. B2-8-5 genome:
- the otnK gene encoding 3-oxo-tetronate kinase, with protein sequence MQPIIGIVADDLTGGMETAAMLVALGVDCGFVTRPALVQHFANSPAVVVAQKTRVVPAAEAVRKSEDAAQRLLDIGARRLFFKYCATFDSTEDGNIGPVADSLLALTRATHTGFCPSSGDLARSVFQGHLFVGAQLVSESPKRFDPLTPMTDPNLVRVLQRQSKLAVGLLPHNVVRAEPSTRRAYVDQLAAQGIRHIIMDAIYAEDLAAVAALTVDWPLMTGNAPVMRHYPVLWRERGWLDHAPPKRPLPAVESAGVVLAGSCAERTLEQLAAFEQARPVHRIDIASVGNVDAAVAEALAWAGTHLEAGPIAIATSAGPEQVGTAQARHGREGAASLAEAILGRLSVELRKRAVRRFLVAGGETSGTVVEQLGIDRLRVGAYQGPGIARATTEDGEIVALSLKSGKLGPVDMFLPTLESMRHPEH encoded by the coding sequence ATGCAGCCCATCATCGGCATCGTTGCCGACGATCTCACCGGCGGCATGGAAACGGCCGCGATGCTGGTGGCGCTCGGCGTCGACTGCGGATTCGTGACCAGGCCTGCTTTGGTCCAGCATTTCGCCAACTCGCCCGCCGTCGTCGTCGCGCAAAAGACCCGCGTCGTTCCGGCCGCCGAGGCCGTGCGGAAATCGGAAGACGCCGCGCAGCGGCTGCTCGACATCGGCGCGAGACGGCTGTTCTTCAAATATTGCGCCACCTTCGACTCTACCGAGGACGGCAATATCGGTCCGGTGGCCGACAGTCTGCTTGCCCTGACGCGGGCCACCCACACCGGTTTCTGCCCGAGTTCCGGCGATCTCGCGCGCAGCGTTTTCCAGGGCCATCTGTTCGTCGGCGCGCAGCTCGTTTCGGAATCGCCCAAACGGTTCGATCCGCTGACCCCGATGACCGACCCCAATCTCGTTCGCGTGCTGCAGCGGCAGTCGAAACTCGCCGTCGGGCTGTTGCCGCACAATGTCGTTCGGGCCGAGCCTTCGACCCGGCGCGCCTATGTCGACCAACTGGCCGCCCAAGGCATCCGGCACATCATCATGGACGCGATCTATGCGGAAGATCTTGCCGCGGTCGCGGCGCTCACCGTCGATTGGCCGCTGATGACCGGCAACGCGCCGGTCATGCGCCACTATCCCGTGCTCTGGCGCGAGCGCGGCTGGCTGGACCACGCGCCACCGAAGCGGCCGCTCCCGGCGGTGGAAAGCGCGGGCGTCGTGCTGGCAGGCAGTTGCGCGGAACGGACGCTGGAGCAGCTCGCTGCGTTCGAGCAGGCAAGGCCGGTGCATCGCATCGACATCGCTTCGGTCGGAAACGTCGATGCGGCGGTTGCGGAGGCGCTCGCTTGGGCAGGCACACATCTCGAAGCCGGCCCGATCGCGATCGCCACCTCCGCCGGCCCGGAGCAGGTTGGCACCGCACAGGCAAGACATGGGCGCGAAGGCGCAGCAAGCCTCGCCGAGGCTATTCTTGGCAGGCTCTCTGTGGAACTGCGCAAGCGCGCCGTGCGGCGCTTCCTCGTTGCGGGCGGCGAGACGTCAGGGACGGTCGTCGAGCAGCTTGGAATAGATCGCTTGAGGGTTGGCGCCTACCAGGGTCCTGGCATTGCGCGGGCGACAACGGAAGATGGCGAGATCGTCGCCCTCAGCCTCAAATCGGGAAAGCTTGGCCCTGTGGACATGTTCCTGCCGACGCTGGAATCCATGCGGCATCCGGAGCACTGA
- a CDS encoding aminotransferase class III-fold pyridoxal phosphate-dependent enzyme, whose product MDQHSKSIDGALRARAKRVIPGGMWGHQNAPRLPAGYPQYFSRAQGCRTWDADGREYIDFLCGWGPMILGYGDADVEAAADGQRALGDAMNGPSERLVELAELIVETVPHADWAMFSKNGTDATTACLTIARAGTGRRKILVARGAYHGAIPWCSPSVAGVTEEDRAHLVYYDYNNVESLEAAAELCRGDLAAILVSAFKHDLGKPHELPTVAFARKARALADGADAALIVDDVRAGFRLDMGGSWEPVGVRPDMAAWSKAIANGHALAAVTGNDRFREGATRIFTTGSFWTAGVSMAAAIATIRKLRTVDAVAHMQVMGQCFRDGLDAQARKHGVPLMQSGPVQMPVLLFENDVDRKLGDRFCLEALARGVYLHPAHTLFLSAAHQQADIDQALAVTDEALAAVARLVA is encoded by the coding sequence ATGGACCAACATTCGAAGAGCATCGACGGCGCCTTGCGTGCCCGGGCAAAGCGCGTCATCCCCGGCGGCATGTGGGGGCATCAAAATGCGCCACGCTTGCCGGCCGGCTATCCGCAATATTTCTCCCGCGCCCAAGGGTGCCGCACCTGGGACGCAGACGGGCGCGAATACATCGATTTCCTCTGCGGGTGGGGGCCGATGATCCTGGGCTATGGCGACGCCGACGTCGAGGCGGCGGCCGACGGGCAGCGGGCACTTGGCGATGCGATGAACGGCCCGAGCGAGCGGCTTGTCGAATTGGCGGAATTGATAGTCGAGACCGTCCCGCATGCCGATTGGGCGATGTTTTCCAAGAACGGAACCGACGCCACGACGGCTTGCCTCACGATCGCGCGCGCGGGCACCGGGCGCCGCAAGATCCTGGTCGCGCGCGGCGCCTATCATGGCGCCATTCCCTGGTGCTCGCCATCGGTCGCAGGCGTTACCGAGGAAGACCGGGCGCATCTTGTCTATTACGACTACAACAACGTCGAGAGCCTCGAGGCCGCGGCCGAGCTGTGCAGGGGTGATCTCGCCGCGATCCTGGTCTCGGCCTTCAAGCACGACCTTGGCAAGCCGCATGAATTGCCGACCGTGGCGTTCGCGCGAAAGGCGCGGGCGCTCGCCGACGGCGCCGACGCAGCGCTGATCGTCGACGACGTCCGCGCCGGCTTCCGCCTAGACATGGGCGGCAGCTGGGAACCGGTCGGCGTGCGCCCGGATATGGCCGCCTGGAGCAAGGCGATCGCCAACGGCCATGCGCTGGCCGCTGTCACCGGCAACGATCGGTTCCGCGAAGGAGCGACACGCATCTTCACCACTGGCTCCTTCTGGACCGCCGGCGTGTCGATGGCGGCGGCGATCGCCACAATCCGGAAGCTGCGCACGGTCGATGCCGTGGCGCATATGCAGGTCATGGGCCAGTGTTTCCGCGACGGCCTCGACGCGCAGGCGAGGAAGCATGGTGTGCCGCTCATGCAGAGTGGACCGGTGCAGATGCCGGTGCTTTTGTTCGAGAACGATGTGGATCGGAAGCTCGGCGACAGGTTCTGCCTGGAAGCGCTCGCCCGGGGCGTCTACTTGCATCCCGCACACACGCTGTTCCTGTCGGCTGCCCACCAGCAGGCCGATATCGATCAGGCGCTGGCGGTGACGGACGAGGCTTTGGCGGCGGTCGCGCGGCTGGTGGCCTGA
- a CDS encoding GntR family transcriptional regulator → MNIQPLEQGNLSARAYVALREGLIAGQFRPGQRLVMQDLADQLGTSVTPAREACLRLVSERGLELRSGRFVTVPALTLARYMEVRTIRLSLEGLAAGLAAQNATKDDIDKLTAIQKVFEKADRASDPELSFRYNRDFHFTVYRLSGMEMLVAHIESLWVSMGPMLTVFFKEGEHKYVGAAQHETVIEGLREKNSEKARAAMEQDLILGGEDFLRFLQGHEGFVAP, encoded by the coding sequence GTGAACATTCAGCCGCTCGAGCAAGGCAACCTTTCCGCACGCGCCTATGTCGCCCTTCGCGAAGGCTTGATCGCGGGGCAGTTCCGGCCCGGGCAGCGCCTGGTGATGCAGGATCTCGCCGACCAGCTCGGCACCAGCGTCACCCCTGCCCGCGAAGCCTGCCTGCGGCTGGTCAGCGAGCGCGGGCTCGAGCTGCGCTCGGGGCGTTTCGTCACCGTGCCGGCGCTGACGCTGGCGCGCTACATGGAGGTCCGCACCATAAGGCTGTCGCTGGAGGGCCTTGCCGCCGGGCTCGCGGCACAGAACGCGACGAAGGATGACATCGATAAGCTGACCGCCATCCAGAAGGTGTTCGAGAAGGCGGACCGAGCCAGCGATCCGGAACTTTCATTTCGCTACAACCGCGACTTCCACTTCACCGTCTATCGGCTGTCCGGCATGGAAATGCTGGTCGCTCATATCGAGAGCCTGTGGGTGTCGATGGGGCCGATGCTGACCGTCTTCTTCAAGGAAGGCGAGCACAAATATGTCGGCGCCGCCCAGCACGAGACGGTGATAGAGGGCCTGCGCGAGAAGAATTCGGAAAAGGCGCGCGCCGCCATGGAGCAAGACCTCATCCTGGGCGGCGAGGATTTCCTGCGCTTCCTGCAGGGGCACGAAGGCTTCGTCGCGCCGTAA
- a CDS encoding transketolase family protein yields the protein MSAALHPDSWQYRELNKRAPSLATLANTLIELAEAGHPVVAGTADLQHSNGLVGFARRFPERFTQFGISEQNMVSAAAGMATTGVMPYVATFASFLALLCCEQIRMDVAYCAQPVRLIGHHTGISLGFYGTSHHATEDIAIMRSIADLTVVSTADGPQFAAALRASVNHPQPIYFRISRGHDPVVYAEDAPFEFGKAVVHGIGNDLTIIACGMAVHSAKQAMEALNAKGHSVGLIDMHTIKPLDREAVMAAARKSRFILTVEEHNILGGLGGAVAEVLAEEGGGARLVRHGIKDEYSLIAPPTHLYRHYKLDAPGVESVAQSLLA from the coding sequence ATGAGCGCGGCCTTGCATCCCGACAGCTGGCAGTACCGCGAGCTGAACAAGCGCGCGCCTTCGCTTGCCACTTTGGCCAACACGCTGATCGAGCTTGCCGAAGCCGGCCATCCGGTCGTTGCCGGCACCGCCGACCTGCAGCATTCCAACGGCCTCGTCGGCTTTGCCCGGCGCTTTCCCGAGCGCTTTACGCAATTCGGTATTTCCGAGCAGAACATGGTTTCGGCCGCGGCCGGCATGGCGACGACCGGCGTCATGCCCTATGTGGCGACCTTCGCGTCTTTCCTCGCGCTGCTTTGCTGCGAGCAGATCCGCATGGACGTCGCCTATTGCGCGCAGCCGGTTCGCCTGATCGGTCACCACACCGGCATCTCGCTCGGTTTCTACGGCACCTCGCATCACGCCACGGAAGACATCGCGATCATGCGCTCGATTGCCGACCTCACCGTCGTCTCCACCGCGGACGGCCCGCAATTCGCCGCGGCGCTGCGCGCTTCCGTCAACCATCCGCAGCCGATCTATTTCCGCATCTCGCGCGGCCACGACCCGGTCGTCTATGCCGAGGACGCGCCGTTCGAATTCGGCAAGGCCGTGGTCCACGGCATCGGCAACGACCTCACCATCATCGCCTGCGGCATGGCGGTGCACTCGGCCAAACAGGCGATGGAAGCATTGAACGCCAAGGGGCATTCCGTCGGCCTCATCGACATGCACACGATCAAGCCGCTCGACCGCGAGGCGGTGATGGCAGCGGCGCGCAAGTCGCGCTTCATCCTGACCGTCGAGGAACACAATATCCTCGGCGGCCTGGGTGGCGCCGTCGCCGAAGTGCTGGCCGAGGAAGGCGGCGGCGCACGGCTTGTGCGGCATGGCATCAAGGACGAATACAGCCTGATCGCGCCGCCGACCCACCTTTATCGCCACTACAAGCTCGACGCTCCCGGCGTCGAAAGCGTCGCCCAATCCCTGCTCGCTTAG
- a CDS encoding transketolase gives MASSGESRWPSNGGNDGISDEQAASLRERARFVRLETIRLISIAKVGHYSSVFSCAEIFSTLYYDTMRLRRGEPNWAERDRFLMGKGHAAVGQFPILADLGFFDRSWLDDYTRLGSPLGDHPDMRKVPGIDFSSGSIGHALSNGVGMALGGRFHGKDFNVFVLLGDGEMQEGQVWEAAISATTHRLGKLVAIIDRNGYQLDGKVDDVATIEPLDEKWRAFGWEVHEVDGHDVVALANLLRKVKADTGREKPCCVIAKTVKGKGIDYMETEPGWHLGYLAPEDEARARDMILEGAE, from the coding sequence ATGGCGTCTTCAGGCGAGAGCCGATGGCCGAGCAACGGCGGCAATGACGGGATCTCGGACGAACAGGCTGCCAGCCTGCGCGAGCGCGCGCGCTTCGTGCGGCTGGAGACGATCAGGCTGATTTCGATCGCCAAGGTCGGCCACTACTCGTCGGTCTTCTCCTGCGCCGAGATCTTCTCGACGCTCTACTACGACACGATGCGGCTGCGCCGCGGCGAGCCGAACTGGGCGGAACGCGATCGTTTCCTGATGGGCAAGGGCCATGCGGCGGTCGGCCAGTTTCCAATCCTCGCCGATCTCGGCTTCTTCGACCGCTCCTGGCTCGACGATTACACCCGCCTCGGCAGCCCGCTCGGCGATCACCCCGACATGCGCAAGGTGCCGGGCATCGACTTCAGCTCCGGTTCGATCGGCCATGCCCTGTCCAATGGCGTCGGCATGGCGCTCGGCGGCCGCTTCCATGGAAAGGATTTCAACGTCTTCGTCCTGCTCGGCGACGGCGAGATGCAGGAAGGGCAGGTGTGGGAGGCGGCCATCAGCGCCACCACCCACCGGCTGGGCAAGCTCGTCGCGATCATCGATCGCAACGGCTACCAGCTCGACGGCAAGGTCGACGACGTCGCGACGATCGAACCGCTCGATGAGAAGTGGCGTGCCTTCGGCTGGGAAGTGCATGAGGTCGACGGCCACGACGTCGTCGCGCTCGCCAACCTGCTGCGCAAGGTCAAGGCCGACACCGGCCGCGAAAAACCCTGCTGCGTCATCGCCAAAACGGTCAAGGGCAAAGGCATCGACTATATGGAAACCGAACCCGGCTGGCATCTCGGCTATCTCGCGCCGGAGGACGAAGCGCGTGCCCGCGATATGATCCTCGAAGGTGCGGAATGA
- a CDS encoding aminotransferase — protein sequence MLHNSARAIDMSLHLHSQTDPRRHEQDGPLIISGGDGVYVHDDAGNRYIEGMAGLWTASLGFNDQRLAAAAAAQFAKLANYHTFNHRSNEPCIDLVEQLAAVSPIPDCRIFLANSGSEANDSMVKLAWYYQAARGKPGKRRIISRNGAFHGSTVMGAVLSGLPHMHRSFGMNTDDVLFAGKPHFYREARDGESEEAFADRLIAELEAMILAAGPETIAAMIAEPVMGAGGVVVPPQGYFPKLRKLLDEHDILLLADEVVCGFGRTGNWFGSQTFGFKPDMFSVAKGLSSGYLPIAAVVVSDATYQAIADEGHRNGVFGHGFTYSGHPVASAVAAEALRIYHEIDVVGRARTLGAQMLEALRNALADHPMVGEIRGVGLLAGIELVADRRTKQGFPAEARVGAQVERACRQRGIILRNMGDVLALCPPYIIEPDQIDELVRALFLAIEDTRESLSL from the coding sequence ATGCTGCACAATTCGGCTCGGGCAATCGACATGAGCCTGCATCTGCATTCGCAGACGGACCCGCGGCGGCACGAGCAGGATGGGCCGCTGATCATCTCGGGCGGCGACGGCGTCTATGTCCACGATGATGCCGGAAACCGCTATATCGAAGGCATGGCCGGCCTGTGGACGGCGTCGCTCGGTTTCAACGATCAGAGATTGGCCGCCGCTGCGGCTGCCCAATTCGCCAAGCTCGCCAACTACCATACGTTCAACCATCGTTCGAACGAGCCCTGCATCGACTTGGTCGAGCAGCTTGCGGCGGTCTCGCCAATTCCGGACTGCAGGATATTCCTGGCCAATTCGGGCTCCGAAGCCAACGACTCCATGGTCAAGCTAGCCTGGTACTATCAGGCGGCGCGCGGCAAGCCCGGGAAGCGGCGCATCATCAGCCGCAACGGCGCCTTCCATGGCAGTACGGTGATGGGCGCAGTGCTGAGCGGCCTGCCGCACATGCACCGCTCGTTCGGCATGAACACCGATGACGTCCTCTTTGCCGGCAAGCCGCATTTCTACCGCGAGGCGCGGGACGGGGAGAGCGAGGAGGCGTTCGCCGACCGGCTGATCGCCGAACTGGAGGCGATGATCCTGGCGGCCGGCCCCGAGACGATCGCGGCGATGATCGCCGAGCCGGTGATGGGGGCGGGCGGTGTCGTCGTGCCGCCGCAAGGTTACTTCCCCAAGCTGCGCAAGCTGCTCGACGAGCACGACATCCTGCTTCTGGCCGACGAAGTGGTCTGCGGCTTCGGCAGGACCGGCAATTGGTTCGGCAGCCAGACTTTCGGTTTCAAGCCCGACATGTTCTCGGTCGCCAAGGGTCTGTCCTCGGGCTACCTGCCGATCGCGGCGGTGGTCGTGTCGGACGCGACCTACCAGGCGATCGCGGACGAAGGGCACCGGAACGGCGTCTTTGGGCACGGCTTCACCTATTCAGGCCATCCCGTCGCCTCGGCCGTCGCCGCCGAAGCGTTGCGCATCTATCACGAGATCGATGTCGTCGGCCGTGCCCGGACGCTGGGCGCGCAGATGTTGGAAGCGCTTCGCAACGCGCTTGCCGACCATCCGATGGTCGGCGAGATCCGCGGTGTCGGCCTGCTGGCCGGCATTGAGCTGGTCGCCGATCGGCGCACCAAACAGGGTTTTCCGGCCGAGGCCAGGGTTGGCGCGCAGGTTGAACGCGCTTGCCGGCAACGCGGCATCATCCTGCGCAACATGGGCGACGTGTTGGCGCTCTGCCCGCCTTACATCATCGAGCCGGACCAGATCGACGAACTCGTCCGCGCGCTTTTTCTCGCTATCGAAGACACCAGGGAGAGCCTCTCGCTCTGA
- a CDS encoding NAD-dependent succinate-semialdehyde dehydrogenase gives MYPEVELFIDGKWGPAAGGKTLEVRNPATDEVIGSVAVAGAADLDRALAAAERGFKVWRKVSAFERGKVIREAARLMRERAGRIAGLLCLEQGKPLSEATIEVLASADILDWFAEEGRRTYGRIVPARASNVHQLVVREPVGPVAAFTPWNFPVSQTIRKIGAALATGCSIIVKPPEGTPASPACLADAFKDAGLPDGVLNLVYGNPPEISSYLIPHPVIRKVSFTGSVPVGKQLAALAGQHMKRVTMELGGHAPAIVFDDADLDNAAALLAAAKFRNGGQVCVSPTRFLVQEKSYAPFVDKLVGHARAIKVGDGLTEGTRMGPLVNERRLQAVEAMISEAVAEGAKLETGGKRIGNKGAFFEPTVLSDLRPGMRIMNEEPFGPVALAMPFATFDEAVAEANRLPYGLAAYAFTRSLKTATELGAEIETGMLTTNHLGLALPEVPFGGVKDSGYGSEGGSEALEAYLVTKFISQAGF, from the coding sequence ATGTACCCAGAAGTCGAGCTTTTCATCGACGGCAAGTGGGGACCGGCGGCTGGCGGCAAGACGCTCGAGGTTCGCAATCCCGCCACTGACGAAGTCATCGGCTCGGTTGCGGTGGCTGGCGCCGCCGATCTCGATCGGGCGCTCGCAGCAGCCGAACGCGGCTTCAAGGTCTGGCGCAAGGTCTCGGCCTTCGAGCGCGGCAAGGTGATCCGAGAAGCCGCACGGCTGATGCGCGAGCGTGCCGGCAGGATCGCCGGCCTGCTCTGCCTCGAACAGGGCAAGCCGCTGAGCGAGGCGACGATCGAAGTTCTTGCCTCGGCCGATATCCTCGACTGGTTCGCGGAGGAGGGGCGTCGCACCTATGGGCGCATCGTGCCGGCGAGAGCCAGCAACGTCCATCAATTGGTCGTGCGCGAGCCGGTCGGGCCGGTCGCGGCGTTCACGCCGTGGAACTTCCCGGTGTCGCAGACGATCCGCAAGATCGGCGCCGCGCTCGCCACCGGATGCTCGATCATCGTCAAGCCGCCGGAAGGGACGCCGGCCTCGCCCGCCTGCCTCGCCGACGCTTTCAAGGATGCCGGGCTTCCCGACGGCGTGCTTAATCTCGTCTATGGCAACCCGCCGGAGATTTCGAGTTACCTGATCCCGCATCCGGTGATCCGGAAGGTGTCCTTCACCGGCTCCGTCCCCGTCGGCAAGCAACTCGCCGCGCTCGCCGGCCAGCATATGAAGCGCGTGACGATGGAACTCGGCGGGCATGCGCCGGCGATCGTCTTCGACGACGCCGACCTCGACAACGCGGCGGCCCTGCTGGCGGCTGCCAAGTTCCGCAATGGCGGCCAGGTCTGCGTCTCGCCGACGCGTTTCCTTGTCCAGGAGAAATCCTATGCGCCGTTCGTCGACAAGCTCGTCGGCCATGCGCGCGCTATCAAGGTCGGCGACGGGCTGACCGAGGGCACCCGCATGGGGCCATTGGTCAATGAACGCCGGCTGCAAGCCGTCGAGGCGATGATTTCCGAAGCGGTGGCCGAGGGCGCCAAGCTCGAGACCGGCGGCAAGCGCATCGGCAACAAGGGCGCTTTCTTCGAGCCGACCGTGCTCAGCGACCTGCGCCCCGGCATGCGCATCATGAACGAGGAGCCATTCGGTCCAGTGGCGCTGGCGATGCCGTTCGCGACGTTCGACGAGGCGGTGGCCGAGGCTAACCGGCTGCCCTACGGGCTCGCGGCTTACGCCTTCACCCGTTCGCTGAAGACGGCGACCGAGCTTGGCGCGGAGATCGAGACCGGCATGCTGACGACGAACCATCTCGGCCTGGCGCTGCCGGAAGTGCCCTTCGGCGGCGTGAAGGACAGCGGCTACGGTTCCGAAGGCGGCTCGGAAGCGCTGGAAGCCTATCTCGTCACCAAGTTCATCAGCCAGGCGGGATTCTAG
- a CDS encoding GntR family transcriptional regulator, which yields MAGRRTSGGTEGNGAALASGRVTDALRDAILSGRLRPGSRVRQEELAEEYGISRIPVREALRQLESEGLVILVPNSGAWISKLDRAECIEIYKIRERLEPLALSESSANLSPETLARLEDLVSRIEAADGIDEFLQLDREFHLLSYEGARMPQLAQMIHKFWNTTQQYRRAFAASVGKAGMTAVHHEHRLILEALKRHDGEQAGLILYGHIRRTRLQLEQHTEMFA from the coding sequence ATGGCCGGCAGACGCACAAGCGGCGGAACCGAGGGCAACGGCGCCGCCCTGGCCAGCGGCCGCGTCACCGACGCGCTGCGCGACGCCATCCTGTCGGGGCGGCTGCGGCCGGGCAGCCGCGTCCGCCAGGAGGAGCTCGCCGAAGAGTACGGTATCAGCCGCATTCCGGTGCGCGAGGCGCTGAGGCAGTTGGAAAGCGAGGGGCTGGTCATCCTCGTGCCCAACAGCGGCGCCTGGATTTCCAAGCTCGACCGCGCCGAATGCATCGAGATCTACAAGATCCGCGAGCGGCTGGAGCCGCTGGCGCTGTCCGAAAGCAGCGCCAACCTTTCGCCCGAAACGCTTGCGCGCCTGGAAGACCTCGTCTCGCGCATCGAGGCCGCTGACGGCATCGACGAGTTCCTGCAGCTCGACCGCGAGTTTCATCTCCTGAGCTATGAGGGCGCGCGGATGCCTCAGCTCGCCCAGATGATCCACAAATTCTGGAACACCACCCAGCAATACCGCCGCGCGTTCGCCGCATCGGTCGGCAAGGCCGGCATGACGGCGGTGCATCACGAGCATCGACTGATCCTCGAAGCGCTGAAGCGGCATGACGGCGAACAGGCCGGCCTCATTCTCTACGGCCACATCCGTCGCACCCGCCTGCAGCTCGAACAACACACCGAGATGTTCGCCTAG
- a CDS encoding VOC family protein, which yields MSMEATDTMKGLPGLRGTEHIGFTVPDLDEAVRFFVEVIGCEPFYELGPFQSDGDWMETHLNVHPRTVMKRLKFLRCRHGSNFEIFEYSAPGSNGTQPRNSDVGGHHLAFYVDDIGEAVAYLRSHGVRVLGEPTVRIEGPSAGQSWVYFLSPWGMQLELVSFPKGKAYERETDRRLWHPASPHL from the coding sequence ATGAGCATGGAAGCGACGGATACCATGAAAGGCCTGCCCGGACTGCGCGGCACCGAGCATATCGGCTTCACCGTGCCCGATCTCGACGAAGCCGTCCGTTTCTTCGTCGAGGTGATCGGCTGCGAGCCGTTCTATGAGCTCGGGCCTTTCCAGTCCGACGGCGACTGGATGGAAACCCATCTCAACGTCCACCCCCGGACGGTGATGAAGCGGCTCAAATTCCTGCGCTGCCGTCACGGCTCCAACTTCGAAATCTTCGAATATTCCGCCCCCGGCAGCAACGGCACCCAGCCCCGCAACAGTGACGTCGGCGGACACCACCTCGCCTTCTATGTCGACGATATCGGCGAGGCTGTCGCCTATCTCAGATCGCATGGCGTGCGTGTGCTCGGCGAGCCGACGGTGCGCATCGAGGGGCCGAGCGCCGGTCAGAGCTGGGTCTATTTCCTGAGCCCCTGGGGCATGCAGCTCGAGCTGGTCTCCTTTCCCAAGGGCAAGGCCTATGAGCGCGAGACGGACCGCCGGCTCTGGCATCCCGCCAGCCCTCACCTGTGA
- a CDS encoding aminotransferase class IV, which translates to MNDRTEYDPALGIAFVNRSYVPLAEATIPITDRGFVRSDSTYDVTHVWKGRFFRLDDHLERFLASMRGLRMSLPLSKAEMADILVECVRRSGLRDAYVQMTCTRGVPPAGTRDPRLCQNRFYAFAQPFVWIANDEQRRDGLKMVVSSVQRIPPESLDPRIKNFHWLDLTMGIFEAYDKDAVVAVLNDGKGNVTEGAGFNVFSVKGNVIATPDRGVFEGMTRRTVIEMAGEAGVTCEVRPLPIEELRDADEIFISSSAGGIMPVTVLDGRIYGNGKPGPITNRIHDLYWAAHRAGPLCTPVSYETAA; encoded by the coding sequence ATGAACGACAGGACAGAATACGATCCCGCATTGGGCATAGCCTTCGTCAACAGAAGCTACGTGCCGCTCGCCGAGGCCACGATCCCGATCACCGACCGGGGTTTCGTCCGGTCCGATTCGACCTATGACGTCACCCATGTCTGGAAGGGCCGCTTCTTCAGGCTCGACGATCATCTCGAGCGCTTCCTGGCTTCCATGCGCGGCCTGCGCATGAGCCTGCCGCTGTCCAAGGCGGAAATGGCCGATATCCTCGTCGAATGCGTGCGCCGCAGCGGACTTCGCGACGCCTATGTGCAGATGACCTGCACACGCGGCGTGCCGCCGGCAGGCACGCGCGATCCGCGGCTTTGCCAGAACCGGTTCTATGCCTTCGCGCAGCCTTTCGTCTGGATCGCCAATGACGAGCAGCGCCGCGACGGGCTGAAGATGGTGGTGAGCTCGGTGCAGCGCATCCCGCCCGAATCGCTCGATCCGCGCATCAAGAATTTCCACTGGCTCGATCTCACCATGGGCATCTTCGAGGCCTACGACAAGGACGCCGTCGTCGCCGTGCTCAACGATGGCAAGGGCAATGTCACCGAAGGCGCGGGCTTCAATGTCTTTTCGGTGAAGGGCAACGTCATCGCGACGCCGGACCGCGGCGTCTTCGAGGGCATGACGCGCCGCACGGTGATCGAGATGGCCGGCGAAGCAGGCGTGACCTGCGAGGTGCGGCCGCTGCCGATCGAGGAACTGCGCGACGCCGACGAGATCTTCATCTCCAGCTCCGCCGGCGGCATCATGCCGGTGACGGTGCTTGACGGCCGCATCTACGGCAACGGCAAGCCCGGACCGATCACCAACCGCATCCACGATCTTTACTGGGCAGCACACAGGGCGGGTCCGCTCTGCACGCCGGTCAGTTACGAGACGGCCGCATGA